DNA sequence from the Streptomyces sp. MST-110588 genome:
TCCAAGAACCGGGCCGTGCTGCCCGACATCGACATCGACGTGGAGTCCGCCCGCCGCCTGGAGGTCTACCGCGCGATCTTCGACCGCTTCGGCGCGGAGCGGGTGGCGACCGTCGCCATGCCCGAGACCTACCGGGTACGGCACGCCGTACGGGACGTGGGCGCCGCCATGGGCATGGACCCCGCCGAGGTGGACCGACTGGCCAAGTCCTTCCCGCACATCCGGGCCCGGGACGCGCGCGCCGCGCTCGCGGAGCTGCCGGAGCTGCGCGGCGTGGACGCGGAGAAGTACGGGCCGATGTGGGGTCTGGTCGAGGCGCTGGACGGGCTGCCGCGGGGGGTCGCCATGCACCCGTGCGGGGTGCTGCTCTCCGACGCCTCGCTGACGGCCCGTACCCCCGTGGTGCCCACCACCGGCGAGGTCCCCCACCTCGGCGAGGGCACGGGGAGCGCCCCCATCCCGATGTCGCAGTTCGACAAGGACGACGTGGAGGAGATGGGGCTGCTCAAGCTCGACGTGCTGGGGGTGCGGATGCAGTCCGCGATGGCGCACGCGGTCACCGAGATCGAACGGGCCACCGGGCGGGCCGTCGACCTGGACGACCCGGCGCAGGTGCCGCCGGGCGACCCCGCCACGTACGGCCTGATCCGCTCCACCGAGACGCTCGGCTGCTTCCAGATCGAGTCGCCCGGCCAGCGCGACCTGGTCGGGCGGCTTCAGCCGGCCACCTTCCACGACCTGGTGGTGGACATCTCGCTCTTCCGGCCGGGACCGGTCGCCGCCGACATGGTGCGGCCCTTCATCGAGGCCCGGCACGGCCGCAGGGCCGCCCGCTATCCGCATCCGGACCTCGAAGAGGCGCTGCGCGAGACGTACGGGGTCGTGGTCTTCCACGAGCAGATCATCGAGATCCTGCGGATCATGACCGGCTGCGGGCGTGGCGAGGCGGACGAGAAGCGGCGCGCGCTGTCGCGTCCGGAGTTCCAGGGGAAGATCCGCGCCTGGTTCGCGGAGCGCGCGGAGCGGCGGGGGTACGCCCCCGAAGTGATCACGCACACCTGGGAGATCGTCGAGGCGTTCGGGTCATACGGCTTCTGCAAGGCGCATGCCGTGGCCTTCGCGGTGCCGACCTACCAGTCCGCCTGGCTCAAGGCGCACCACCCGGCGGCCTTCTATGCCGGGCTGCTCACCCATGACCCCGGGATGTACCCCAAGCGGCTGCTGCTGGCGGACGCGCGGCGGCGGGGGGTGCCGGTGCTGCCGCTGGATGTGAACCGGTCGGCGGTCGGTCATCGAATCGAACTGGTGTCTGGTTCGGGCTTTCCTGGTTCTGGTTCGGGCCTTTCTGGTTCCGGTTCGGGCCGCCCTGGCCCGGGTTCTGATCTTCCTGGTCCGGGCCCGGATCTCCCTCGTAAGGGCATATGGGGGCTGCGGCTCGCGCTCTGCGATGTGCACGGCATGAGTGAGGCCGAGGTCGAACGGATCGCGGCCGGGCAGCCCTACGTCTCCCTCCAGGACTTCTGGCAGCGGGCCCGCCCGGGGCGGCCGGTGGCCGAACGCCTCGCCCGGGTCGGCGCGCTGGACGCCTTCGGCGCCAACCGCCGGGACCTGCTGCTGCACCTCGCCGAGCTCCACGCCCGGCAACGAGGCGCGCACCAGGGGCAGTTGACGCTGGCGGACGAGGGAGGCGGCGGATCCGGCGGTACGGCCGAGGGAGCCGGGGCCGCCGCTTCCGTCGCGCCCCTGGGGCTGCCCGACCTGAGCGACGTCGAACGGCTCAGCGCCGAGCTGGGCGTCCTGGGCATGGACGCCTCCCGGCACCTGATGAGCGACCACCGGGAGTTCCTCGCCGAGCTGGGCGCGCTGCCGGCCAGAAGCCTGCGCGACGCCCGGCACGGTGAGACGGTGCTGGTCGCCGGGGCCAAGGCCGCCACCCAGACCCCGCCGATCCGCTCCGGCCGCCGGGTCATCTTCACCACCCTGGACGACAGTACGGGCCTGGTCGACTGCGCCTTCTTCGACGACTCGCACGCGACCTGTGCCCACACCGTCTTCCACTCCTGGCTGCTGCTGGTACGCGGTACGGTCCAGCGGCGCGGGCCACGCAGCTTCAGCGTGGTCGCCTCCGCCGCCTGGAACCTTGCCGAACTGGCCGGACTGCGCCGTGAGGGCGGGCTGGCGGCGGTCACCGCCCGGCTCGCGGAAGGCGGCGGCGGGCGACCGGCTCCGGATGAGACGGTTCTGTACGAGACGGCTCCGGTGGAGAGGACCGGGCGCGAGACGGCTGAGCGCGAGTTGGCTGAGCGCGAGTCGGCCGGGGACGACGGGGCGGTTGGGAGTGGTGGGGTTTCGACGGCCACGGCTCCGGACGGTACGGCCGTGGCGGCGCGCAGGGTGCAGGGCGAGCCGGTCCGGTCGGGGTCGGCCCGTCCCGAGGCGACCTGGGCGGGAACGGCTCCGGCGGCGGCCGGTGGCGCCGGGGCCGAGAGCGCCGGGGACGGGAACGGGGACGGGGACGGTACGGCTGAGGGCGGTGCAGCCGAAGGCGCCGCGGCCGGGCGCACCATCCGGCTGGAGACCGGCTACGAGCTGCACCCCTGGGCCGACCTCCGGCCCGCGGGCGACCACGCCGCCACCGGACGCAAGCTGTGGCACGCCAGCCCGGGGAGCGCGGGATGACCCCCGAACCCGAAACGGCCTCCCGGACAGCCGGTACGGAACCCGTGCCCGGTACGGAATCCGCGTCGGGCACGGAACCCGCGTCGGGCACGGGCCGCGAGGTGCTGTACATACGGTTCCGGACCGCTGAGGACACCTCCCCCGACGAGGAGACCTACGAACAACTCCTGCGCCTGCTCGGCCGGTTCACCCCCGTGATCGAGGCGCTGCCGCCCGACGCCGCGCTGGCCGACGTCCGGGGCGCACGGCGGTACTTCGGGCGGGACGCGGCAGGCATCGCCGAGCTGGTACGACTGCGGGCGCTGGCCTGGTACGGCGTGCGCTGCACCATCGGGATCGCCGCCAACCCGCTGCTCGCGCGGATGGCGGCCCAGGGCGCCGCCCCGGGCGAGACCCGGACGGTTCCCGGGGACTCCGGGGCCGTCGCCGCGTTCCTCGCCCGTAAGCCCGCCGTCGCGCTGTACGGCGTCGGGCCCGCGACCGCGCGCAAGCTGTGCTCGTACGGACTGGACAGCGTCGGGCGGATCGCCGCCGCGCCGTCCGCCACGCTCCAGCGGATCCTGGGGGCGGAGACCGGCCGTACGGTGCACGAGCGGGCGCGCGGCCTGGACCCGACCCCGGTGACGCCCAACGCGTCCGCCCGGTCGATGGGCGCCGAACACCGCTTCGCGTACGACGAGCTGGACCCCGAACGGCGCCGGCGCGCGCTGCTCACGCTGGCGGACGACCTCGGCTCCCGTATGCGCGCGAGCGGGCAGGCCGCCCGCGCGCTCACTCTCACCGTCCGCTACGCCGACCGCTCCACGACGACGCGTACCCGGCGGCTGGCCGAGCCGACCGCGCACGGCCCGGCGCTGACCGCCGCCGCCTACGCGCTGCATGCCGCGCTCGGACTGCAACGGGCACGCGTACGCGCCGTGGCGCTGCGCGCGGAGGACCTGTGCCGGGCCGAACTCGCCAGCCGGCAGTTGATGTTCGACCCGTCCGACGACAAGGCCCGCCGGATCGAGGCGGCCGTGGACCGGGCGCGGAAGCGCTTCGGGCAGGGTGCGGTACGGCCCGCGGCGAAGCTCGGTCCCGGATGAGACCGGACGCCCGCCTTCCGTGAC
Encoded proteins:
- the dnaE gene encoding DNA polymerase III subunit alpha, whose translation is MPGFTHLHTASGYSPRYGASHPERLAERAAERHMDALALTDRDGLAGAVRFAKAAAKAGIRPLFGTELAVGERERSSADAGRSTGTDRSMSAGRSTSTARSAGVARDTVRRRNPVRGGAFVDESAARAVFLARDGAAGWAALCRLVTAAHAGGEKPPVLPWQALATAADAVTVLLGPDSEPGRALAAGRPDRAARLLAPWRELYGDALRLEVLDHGRPGTGPGSTRLAARTLGFAVDQGVRAVLTNAVRYADPGQGPVADVLDSARRLVPVDRHRPGARDSGERWLKDADAMARTAGRIAEAAGFRRGTAHRLLAMTEETAGECLVDPEDDIGLGTVHFPEPHLVGAGRRTAARVLASRCAAAMVLRGYDRDRAYWERMHHELDIIGHHGFASYFLTVAQVVQDTRELGIRVTARGSGAGSLVNHLLGIAHADPVEHGLLMERFLSKNRAVLPDIDIDVESARRLEVYRAIFDRFGAERVATVAMPETYRVRHAVRDVGAAMGMDPAEVDRLAKSFPHIRARDARAALAELPELRGVDAEKYGPMWGLVEALDGLPRGVAMHPCGVLLSDASLTARTPVVPTTGEVPHLGEGTGSAPIPMSQFDKDDVEEMGLLKLDVLGVRMQSAMAHAVTEIERATGRAVDLDDPAQVPPGDPATYGLIRSTETLGCFQIESPGQRDLVGRLQPATFHDLVVDISLFRPGPVAADMVRPFIEARHGRRAARYPHPDLEEALRETYGVVVFHEQIIEILRIMTGCGRGEADEKRRALSRPEFQGKIRAWFAERAERRGYAPEVITHTWEIVEAFGSYGFCKAHAVAFAVPTYQSAWLKAHHPAAFYAGLLTHDPGMYPKRLLLADARRRGVPVLPLDVNRSAVGHRIELVSGSGFPGSGSGLSGSGSGRPGPGSDLPGPGPDLPRKGIWGLRLALCDVHGMSEAEVERIAAGQPYVSLQDFWQRARPGRPVAERLARVGALDAFGANRRDLLLHLAELHARQRGAHQGQLTLADEGGGGSGGTAEGAGAAASVAPLGLPDLSDVERLSAELGVLGMDASRHLMSDHREFLAELGALPARSLRDARHGETVLVAGAKAATQTPPIRSGRRVIFTTLDDSTGLVDCAFFDDSHATCAHTVFHSWLLLVRGTVQRRGPRSFSVVASAAWNLAELAGLRREGGLAAVTARLAEGGGGRPAPDETVLYETAPVERTGRETAERELAERESAGDDGAVGSGGVSTATAPDGTAVAARRVQGEPVRSGSARPEATWAGTAPAAAGGAGAESAGDGNGDGDGTAEGGAAEGAAAGRTIRLETGYELHPWADLRPAGDHAATGRKLWHASPGSAG
- a CDS encoding helix-hairpin-helix domain-containing protein — encoded protein: MTPEPETASRTAGTEPVPGTESASGTEPASGTGREVLYIRFRTAEDTSPDEETYEQLLRLLGRFTPVIEALPPDAALADVRGARRYFGRDAAGIAELVRLRALAWYGVRCTIGIAANPLLARMAAQGAAPGETRTVPGDSGAVAAFLARKPAVALYGVGPATARKLCSYGLDSVGRIAAAPSATLQRILGAETGRTVHERARGLDPTPVTPNASARSMGAEHRFAYDELDPERRRRALLTLADDLGSRMRASGQAARALTLTVRYADRSTTTRTRRLAEPTAHGPALTAAAYALHAALGLQRARVRAVALRAEDLCRAELASRQLMFDPSDDKARRIEAAVDRARKRFGQGAVRPAAKLGPG